TGGACGGGCCCGAGGAGTTTCCGCAGCAGCAGAGTCATCTTCCAATCTGCAATTGTGCCAGCCGATTTACCGCCCGGGCTGTGCATTAAGCTATCCCCTCGCCCCTGTCGCGCTGATGCACGCGATGCCAATGCGAAGTGAGCACATTCCAATGAGCTTCGACGCGTTCGAGCTCCTGCCCTGGAGGCCAGGATGGAAGTACGAATACTGGGACCATGTCGCCCACATCACGCCGCGCCATACGACGGTGACGGTTCGCGTTTGCACGTTTCCCTTCCCCGGGTCGCCTGGCCGGCGTGTTCGACAGGTAGTTCGGGACGACGAGTCTCGGCTCGTGGAGGTATACATCGCGGCGTTCGAGGACACGATAGACCACTGCGATTGCGACACCCCAGAGCTCGCGCACTCCGCGCTGAGCAACGTCAGAGGCTTCTTCGACGGGAAGCGGGGGATACCTCTTCCGGCCTCGCGAGTGGAGCTGGACGAGAACGGGGCCGTCATTGGTGCGGCACTTCTCGTCGACGAGAACGAGCAACCACCGCTTCTCGACATGCTGTTCGTCGCACCCCAGTATCAGCGAGCCGGCGTCGCGACGTCGATGGTGGCTGCGGCCTCGTGCGCTCTGTACGAAGCGGGACAGCGACTCCTGGACAGCAGGTTCATGCTAGGGAACGAGGCGAGTGACGCGTGGCACCGGCGGTTCGGTTTCCAAGAGCTGCCAGATCTACCACTCGCCCGGTTGAGGTATCGTGCGAAACAACATGAGC
This portion of the Vicinamibacteria bacterium genome encodes:
- a CDS encoding GNAT family N-acetyltransferase, whose protein sequence is MSFDAFELLPWRPGWKYEYWDHVAHITPRHTTVTVRVCTFPFPGSPGRRVRQVVRDDESRLVEVYIAAFEDTIDHCDCDTPELAHSALSNVRGFFDGKRGIPLPASRVELDENGAVIGAALLVDENEQPPLLDMLFVAPQYQRAGVATSMVAAASCALYEAGQRLLDSRFMLGNEASDAWHRRFGFQELPDLPLARLRYRAKQHELWCLERRQPFEPEALDALEHEVERLRRHVDDLNAKAEAEGWEAVHPILHRR